In Bactrocera oleae isolate idBacOlea1 chromosome 5, idBacOlea1, whole genome shotgun sequence, a genomic segment contains:
- the hwt gene encoding serine-rich adhesin for platelets isoform X2 gives MERMWRKVNHSFGGRSSKTATVAQSADTTSSGGGICDGTMGMTAASGNNTGNMPSSTATGRRLAASGLVTVGSGPTTATEVKNIPSQYPKSLSQHVLHGHASSDRRRRRRRKSRSRRTGVSCVGGGGGDNMSSSGGFYTIKDSSDGTIGSHRHHRQLRLSSSRVMATSAPSGTVMMYPNTGREVDSIQTATCTTTTATAAAISATPDISLRQRAVAKLRMFNFHLNWDLHMTHCKPCGPRLGGGGSGNIIMRRLCRNRRHEDNELYRSNSFKFERFERKECIDELTDTMKKQIAICDDYSLPVDFVKKRPSSFDPCLAEAIPINPEHWIHPSPHTEFITLNERKETQFQDLEAPPPPPPSASLSTLPTNKTTLNILPPTHVSNSIQRSNQSEHTDLQTLNTHSIQLKSHNQNNQTQSQPQFLLQPHPPLPTTVKHASIKLIEGYSDPKDSKRHKKQKQKRLKRRVNRHQRSPHQISASKDQKLTKRSNCSSDSSGPKSSGDENNESIKVPELNSPDSISDDLVQALPSQLYRSPRKLVAAPSDTSKRNPSPYYYSDILKSKDNEIGAPDKDTKNKSRQSTVSEPPHLTHSSIDIGFYRKSTSLDIPEDKEHDKDQIEQDKNSAKPLLVSAIGSIETPKRYSFTEEGVHIIRCDSPTTSTSEESDCSECQKRRQWHARALALVRKTCNIQPICAGVNTGTCIHQTEKLQVLPVAEDNSSMPPHKQFGPAICACVAPTVGDDIDEFFRPRSIFYVHPNGVHECPDCVPDVNNLNSSIGNVFEENSETQLNCTITEADDDEMSSRTRQLYETAFDCKIAKSDDDLDEVDRVTNHSVLFQPNSSTDVVIKPEPRPTKSTQVKSRLEEGDPPKDADYETHILKITAGIEKVLVSDQNDGQQMDLPSTSTSQLPIRGYTPSPPSTAPLPIKFPGKHDRFLMNSIKSAPNLPYTNPAHPRLRDLRLPLQSSLRQQHQLAVSVGTSNENSITDSAYVNPPSSTSRNIHNITQSHSSRGRNRPRSFVIESGRVLELRKSHVSHRHHVGNDGRRPHNYSSTESIATSSSGGSMESLRSSTSEGNRSTSSSESRNSTSLSSHSSESGSSSVALPLRAPIVVHSKLHILSPISDKSSQEPASELSEQNKTQHTSPEEITQIGQQLQTGSHTSTLNVEITKPLQQTSTDILKKKKLPANKTLLNLTDEIIGSDSGISLHSREDSKLSAGIQNFSLSKLNFPQSDKVNESSTSAAATAAHSCGVPKDLRDLPFDMPKLRRKKALQQEACTSGSATSVDLGDLPFDMPKLRRRLRTNQTETGLSCHSTESSGLSQASSSHSMRDENKISLKLDGAIFRQNLTLNFNEPRPTNKFGSLDLRGLSSNKELNLNIAKGFTSAVDLIDISIPLERQGWYHGAITRIEAENTLRPLNEGSFLVRNCESTKQDYSLSLKGAKGFMHMRIQRNESGQYILGQFSRPFEAVPDMIRHFCLNRLPVRGAEHMCLIEPVIVQLL, from the exons ATGGAACGTATGTGGCGGAAAGTTAATCACAGTTTTGGTGGTCGTTCGTCAAAAACAGCAACCGTCGCACAATCTGCTGACACAACAAGTTCAGGGGGAGGTATTTGCGATGGCACCATGGGAATGACAGCTGCGAGTGGAAACAACACGGGCAACATGCCCTCCAGTACTGCCACTGGTCGTCGTTTGGCAGCAAGCGGTCTAGTTACGGTAGGCAGTGGACCCACAACAGCTACTGAGGTAAAGAATATACCATCGCAATATCCAAAATCACTGAGCCAACACGTCCTCCATGGCCATGCATCATCTGATCGCCGTAGACGACGTCGTCGTAAAAGTCGTTCGCGCAGAACTGGAGTCAGTTGTGTCGGAGGAGGCGGTGGTGACAATATGTC atcaTCTGGTGGTTTTTACACAATAAAAGACTCTTCTGATGGCACAATTGGGAGTCACCGTCATCACCGCCAATTAAGGCTTTCGTCAAGCCGTGTAATGGCTACCTCTGCGCCAAGTGGCACAGTTATGATGTACCCTAATACAGGTCGGGAAGTGGATTCTATACAAACAGCAACTTGTACTACCactacagcaacagcagcagccatATCAGCTACTCCAGACATATCGTTGCGACAACGCGCCGTTGCGAAACTTCGCATGTTCAATTTTCACCTTAACTGGGATTTGCACATGACTCATTGCAAGCCATGCGG CCCACGACTTGGAGGAGGTGGCAGTGGTAATATTATAATGCGACGGTTATGCCGGAATCGACGACATGAAGACAACGAACTTTATCGCTCTAATAGCTTCAAATTCGAAAGATTCGAACGAAAGGAGTGTATCGACGAACTAACAGATACAATGAAAAAACAG ATTGCTATCTGTGACGATTACAGTTTACCAGTTGATTTTGTTAAGAAACGGCCGTCCAGCTTTGATCCATGCTTAGCAGAAGCTATACCAATAAATCCAGAACATTGGATTCATCCTAGTCCACACACCGAATTT aTTACATTAAACGAAAGGAAAGAAACGCAATTTCAAGACTTAGAAGCGCCACCTCCACCACCACCATCAGCATCTTTATCAACGTTACCAACAAACAAGACGACTTTGAATATACTTCCACCTACACATGTTTCGAACAGCATACAACGTTCTAATCAATCTGAACATACTGACTTACAAACATTAAACACCCACTCTATTCAATTAAAATCACATAACCAGAATAATCAAACGCAATCGCAACCGCAATTCCTTCTTCAACCACATCCTCCTCTTCCCACAACAGTAAAGCACGCATCGATTAAACTTATTGAAGGTTACTCAGATCCTAAAGATTCTAAGCGTCACAAGAAACAGAAACAGAAGAGATTAAAGCGAAGGGTAAATAGACATCAACGGTCTCCCCATCAGATTAGCGCCTCTAAAGATCAAAAACTAACTAAGCGTTCTAATTGCAGTTCAG ATTCATCAGGTCCTAAGTCTTCGGGTGATGAAAACAATGAATCCATAAAAGTTCCTGAACTTAATTCACCTGATAGCATATCTGACGACCTTGTGCAAGCATTACCTTCGCAATTATATCGAAGTCCTCGTAAATTGGTAGCTGCTCCATCAGATACTAGCAAAAGAAATCCGTCACCATATTACTACTCGGACATATTGAAATCGAAAGATAACGAGATAGGAGCGCCAGATAaggatacaaaaaataaaagccgCCAATCGACAGTTTCTGAACCACCTCATTTGACGCATTCATCTATTGATATAGGTTTTTATCGTAAAAGTACAAGTCTTGACATACCAGAAGATAAAGAGCACGATAAAGATCAGATTGAACAAGATAAAAACTCTGCAAAGCCACTCTTAGTATCAGCCATTGGTTCTATTGAGACACCCAAACGCTACTCATTTACTGAGGAGGGAGTACATATAATTCGTTGTGATTCGCCTACCACTTCGACTTCAGAAGAATCTGATTGTAGTGAATGCCAGAAGCGTAGACAGTGGCATGCAAGGGCTTTAGCTTTAGTCCGAAAAACATGTAATATTCAACCAATTTGCGCAGGTGTGAACACAGGAACTTGTATTCATCAGACTGAAAAGTTACAGGTCCTGCCAGTTGCGGAAGACAATTCGTCGATGCCTCCTCATAAACAGTTCGGACCGGCAATTTGCGCCTGTGTTGCACCGACTGTTGGAGACGACATTGACGAATTCTTTCGACCACGTAGTATATTTTACGTCCATCCAAATGGCGTACATGAATGCCCAGACTGTGTACCAGACGTAAACAATTTAAACTCGTCTATTGGAAATGTATTTGAAGAAAACAGTGAAACTCAATTAAATTGTACAATTACTGAGGCGGACGACGACGAAATGTCTAGCCGAACACGACAATTGTATGAGACAGCGTTCGATTGTAAAATAGCTAAATCGGACGATGATCTTGACGAGGTTGATCGAGTTACAAACCACTCTGTATTATTTCAGCCGAACAGTAGTACTGATGTTGTTATAAAGCCTGAGCCTCGTCCTACAAAATCTACACAAGTGAAGTCTCGTCTCGAAG AAGGTGACCCTCCGAAAGATGCTGACTATGAAactcatattttaaaaataacagcaGGCATCGAAAAAGTACTTGTTAGTGATCAAAATGATGGCCAACAAATGGATTTACCATCAACTTCTACATCGCAATTGCCTATTCGTGGATACACTCCCTCTCCTCCGTCAACTGCTCCATTACCGATTAAATTTCCAGGGAAACATGATCGTTTTCTAATGAATAGTATAAAAAGTGCTCCGAACTTGCCATATACAAATCCAGCTCATCCACGATTACGAGACTTACGTCTTCCACTACAGTCTTCTTTGCGTCAACAACATCAACTTGCTGTATCTGTGGGTACTAGTAATGAGAACAGCATCACAGATAGCGCATACGTTAATCCACCATCTTCAACTTCACGAAACATTCATAATATTACACAATCGCACAGTTCAAGAGGTCGGAACAGACCTCGCTCATTTGTTATTGAATCGGGGCGAGTATTGGAACTAAGAAAAAGCCACGTCTCCCACCGCCACCATGTGGGAAATGACGGTCGCAGGCCACATAATTACTCCTCGACCGAAAGCATTGCCACATCGAGTAGTGGTGGCAGCATGGAATCTTTGCGGTCGAGTACCAGTGAAGGAAATCGAAGTACTTCCAGTTCAGAATCAAGGAACTCAACCTCGTTGAGTTCACATAGCTCTGAATCTGGTAGCTCGAGCGTTGCGCTCCCTTTGCGAGCACCTATTGTTGTCCACTCAAAATTACATATCTTAAGTCCAATATCAGACAAGTCTTCCCAAGAACCAGCTTCCGAATTGTCAGAACAAAATAAAACTCAACATACCTCCCCTGAGGAAATTACGCAAATTGGTCAACAACTCCAAACAGGTTCCCACACTTCAACATTAAATGTTGAAATTACAAAACCTCTACAGCagacatcaacagatatattaaagaaaaagaagCTGCCCGCAAACAAGACACTTCTCAATTTAACCGATGAAATTATTGGTTCGGATAGTGGCATTTCACTTCATTCGCGCGAAGACTCAAAATTAAGTGCTGGTATTCAAAATTTTAGTCTTTCAAAGCTTAATTTCCCACAGTCTGACAAAGTAAATGAGAGCAGCACCAGCGCAGCTGCGACTGCTGCACACTCATGCGGGGTACCCAAAGACTTACGTGATTTACCTTTTGATATGCCAAAATTAAGACGAAAAAAGGCTCTACAACAG GAAGCTTGTACATCCGGAAGTGCCACTTCCGTGGACTTGGGCGATTTACCATTTGACATGCCGAAACTGAGAAGACGACTTCGCACGAATCAAACAGAAACAGGGCTTTCGTGTCATAGTACTGAATCCAGCGGATTATCACAAGCGTCTTCTAGTCATTCAATGCGTGATGAAAACAAGATCTCCCTGAAGTTAg ATGGTGCTATCTTTCgacaaaatttaactttaaactTTAATGAACCGCGTCCAACAAATAAATTCGGCAGTCTCGATTTACGAGGCCTTTCATCCAACAAGGAACTCAATCTTAACATAGCAAAAGGCTTCACATCAGCTGTCGATTTAATTGATATTTCTATACCACTTGAGCGTCAAGG TTGGTATCATGGAGCCATTACTCGCATCGAAGCAGAAAATACCTTACGGCCCCTCAATGAAGGAAGTTTCCTTGTGCGTAACTGCGAATCCACCAAGCAAGACTATTCACTTTCACTTAA ggGTGCCAAAGGATTTATGCATATGCGCATCCAACGCAACGAATCAGGCCAATACATTTTAGGCCAGTTTAGTCGTCCATTTGAAGCTGTTCCCGATATGATCCGACATTTTTGCTTAAATCGCTTGCCAGTTCGTGGAGCAGAGCATATGTGCTTAATTGAGCCAGTCATAGTTCAGTTATTATAG
- the hwt gene encoding serine-rich adhesin for platelets isoform X1, whose amino-acid sequence MERMWRKVNHSFGGRSSKTATVAQSADTTSSGGGICDGTMGMTAASGNNTGNMPSSTATGRRLAASGLVTVGSGPTTATEVKNIPSQYPKSLSQHVLHGHASSDRRRRRRRKSRSRRTGVSCVGGGGGDNMSSSGGFYTIKDSSDGTIGSHRHHRQLRLSSSRVMATSAPSGTVMMYPNTGREVDSIQTATCTTTTATAAAISATPDISLRQRAVAKLRMFNFHLNWDLHMTHCKPCGPRLGGGGSGNIIMRRLCRNRRHEDNELYRSNSFKFERFERKECIDELTDTMKKQIAICDDYSLPVDFVKKRPSSFDPCLAEAIPINPEHWIHPSPHTEFITLNERKETQFQDLEAPPPPPPSASLSTLPTNKTTLNILPPTHVSNSIQRSNQSEHTDLQTLNTHSIQLKSHNQNNQTQSQPQFLLQPHPPLPTTVKHASIKLIEGYSDPKDSKRHKKQKQKRLKRRVNRHQRSPHQISASKDQKLTKRSNCSSDSSGPKSSGDENNESIKVPELNSPDSISDDLVQALPSQLYRSPRKLVAAPSDTSKRNPSPYYYSDILKSKDNEIGAPDKDTKNKSRQSTVSEPPHLTHSSIDIGFYRKSTSLDIPEDKEHDKDQIEQDKNSAKPLLVSAIGSIETPKRYSFTEEGVHIIRCDSPTTSTSEESDCSECQKRRQWHARALALVRKTCNIQPICAGVNTGTCIHQTEKLQVLPVAEDNSSMPPHKQFGPAICACVAPTVGDDIDEFFRPRSIFYVHPNGVHECPDCVPDVNNLNSSIGNVFEENSETQLNCTITEADDDEMSSRTRQLYETAFDCKIAKSDDDLDEVDRVTNHSVLFQPNSSTDVVIKPEPRPTKSTQVKSRLEGKRLKNSKNHAIQEKSSNSGGNASGNGSPLSSFPTEGDPPKDADYETHILKITAGIEKVLVSDQNDGQQMDLPSTSTSQLPIRGYTPSPPSTAPLPIKFPGKHDRFLMNSIKSAPNLPYTNPAHPRLRDLRLPLQSSLRQQHQLAVSVGTSNENSITDSAYVNPPSSTSRNIHNITQSHSSRGRNRPRSFVIESGRVLELRKSHVSHRHHVGNDGRRPHNYSSTESIATSSSGGSMESLRSSTSEGNRSTSSSESRNSTSLSSHSSESGSSSVALPLRAPIVVHSKLHILSPISDKSSQEPASELSEQNKTQHTSPEEITQIGQQLQTGSHTSTLNVEITKPLQQTSTDILKKKKLPANKTLLNLTDEIIGSDSGISLHSREDSKLSAGIQNFSLSKLNFPQSDKVNESSTSAAATAAHSCGVPKDLRDLPFDMPKLRRKKALQQEACTSGSATSVDLGDLPFDMPKLRRRLRTNQTETGLSCHSTESSGLSQASSSHSMRDENKISLKLDGAIFRQNLTLNFNEPRPTNKFGSLDLRGLSSNKELNLNIAKGFTSAVDLIDISIPLERQGWYHGAITRIEAENTLRPLNEGSFLVRNCESTKQDYSLSLKGAKGFMHMRIQRNESGQYILGQFSRPFEAVPDMIRHFCLNRLPVRGAEHMCLIEPVIVQLL is encoded by the exons ATGGAACGTATGTGGCGGAAAGTTAATCACAGTTTTGGTGGTCGTTCGTCAAAAACAGCAACCGTCGCACAATCTGCTGACACAACAAGTTCAGGGGGAGGTATTTGCGATGGCACCATGGGAATGACAGCTGCGAGTGGAAACAACACGGGCAACATGCCCTCCAGTACTGCCACTGGTCGTCGTTTGGCAGCAAGCGGTCTAGTTACGGTAGGCAGTGGACCCACAACAGCTACTGAGGTAAAGAATATACCATCGCAATATCCAAAATCACTGAGCCAACACGTCCTCCATGGCCATGCATCATCTGATCGCCGTAGACGACGTCGTCGTAAAAGTCGTTCGCGCAGAACTGGAGTCAGTTGTGTCGGAGGAGGCGGTGGTGACAATATGTC atcaTCTGGTGGTTTTTACACAATAAAAGACTCTTCTGATGGCACAATTGGGAGTCACCGTCATCACCGCCAATTAAGGCTTTCGTCAAGCCGTGTAATGGCTACCTCTGCGCCAAGTGGCACAGTTATGATGTACCCTAATACAGGTCGGGAAGTGGATTCTATACAAACAGCAACTTGTACTACCactacagcaacagcagcagccatATCAGCTACTCCAGACATATCGTTGCGACAACGCGCCGTTGCGAAACTTCGCATGTTCAATTTTCACCTTAACTGGGATTTGCACATGACTCATTGCAAGCCATGCGG CCCACGACTTGGAGGAGGTGGCAGTGGTAATATTATAATGCGACGGTTATGCCGGAATCGACGACATGAAGACAACGAACTTTATCGCTCTAATAGCTTCAAATTCGAAAGATTCGAACGAAAGGAGTGTATCGACGAACTAACAGATACAATGAAAAAACAG ATTGCTATCTGTGACGATTACAGTTTACCAGTTGATTTTGTTAAGAAACGGCCGTCCAGCTTTGATCCATGCTTAGCAGAAGCTATACCAATAAATCCAGAACATTGGATTCATCCTAGTCCACACACCGAATTT aTTACATTAAACGAAAGGAAAGAAACGCAATTTCAAGACTTAGAAGCGCCACCTCCACCACCACCATCAGCATCTTTATCAACGTTACCAACAAACAAGACGACTTTGAATATACTTCCACCTACACATGTTTCGAACAGCATACAACGTTCTAATCAATCTGAACATACTGACTTACAAACATTAAACACCCACTCTATTCAATTAAAATCACATAACCAGAATAATCAAACGCAATCGCAACCGCAATTCCTTCTTCAACCACATCCTCCTCTTCCCACAACAGTAAAGCACGCATCGATTAAACTTATTGAAGGTTACTCAGATCCTAAAGATTCTAAGCGTCACAAGAAACAGAAACAGAAGAGATTAAAGCGAAGGGTAAATAGACATCAACGGTCTCCCCATCAGATTAGCGCCTCTAAAGATCAAAAACTAACTAAGCGTTCTAATTGCAGTTCAG ATTCATCAGGTCCTAAGTCTTCGGGTGATGAAAACAATGAATCCATAAAAGTTCCTGAACTTAATTCACCTGATAGCATATCTGACGACCTTGTGCAAGCATTACCTTCGCAATTATATCGAAGTCCTCGTAAATTGGTAGCTGCTCCATCAGATACTAGCAAAAGAAATCCGTCACCATATTACTACTCGGACATATTGAAATCGAAAGATAACGAGATAGGAGCGCCAGATAaggatacaaaaaataaaagccgCCAATCGACAGTTTCTGAACCACCTCATTTGACGCATTCATCTATTGATATAGGTTTTTATCGTAAAAGTACAAGTCTTGACATACCAGAAGATAAAGAGCACGATAAAGATCAGATTGAACAAGATAAAAACTCTGCAAAGCCACTCTTAGTATCAGCCATTGGTTCTATTGAGACACCCAAACGCTACTCATTTACTGAGGAGGGAGTACATATAATTCGTTGTGATTCGCCTACCACTTCGACTTCAGAAGAATCTGATTGTAGTGAATGCCAGAAGCGTAGACAGTGGCATGCAAGGGCTTTAGCTTTAGTCCGAAAAACATGTAATATTCAACCAATTTGCGCAGGTGTGAACACAGGAACTTGTATTCATCAGACTGAAAAGTTACAGGTCCTGCCAGTTGCGGAAGACAATTCGTCGATGCCTCCTCATAAACAGTTCGGACCGGCAATTTGCGCCTGTGTTGCACCGACTGTTGGAGACGACATTGACGAATTCTTTCGACCACGTAGTATATTTTACGTCCATCCAAATGGCGTACATGAATGCCCAGACTGTGTACCAGACGTAAACAATTTAAACTCGTCTATTGGAAATGTATTTGAAGAAAACAGTGAAACTCAATTAAATTGTACAATTACTGAGGCGGACGACGACGAAATGTCTAGCCGAACACGACAATTGTATGAGACAGCGTTCGATTGTAAAATAGCTAAATCGGACGATGATCTTGACGAGGTTGATCGAGTTACAAACCACTCTGTATTATTTCAGCCGAACAGTAGTACTGATGTTGTTATAAAGCCTGAGCCTCGTCCTACAAAATCTACACAAGTGAAGTCTCGTCTCGAAGGTAAGagattaaaaaattctaaaaatcatgCCATACAAGAGAAAAGCAGCAACTCAGGCGGAAATGCGAGTGGAAATGGCTCACCACTTTCGTCTTTCCCTACAGAAGGTGACCCTCCGAAAGATGCTGACTATGAAactcatattttaaaaataacagcaGGCATCGAAAAAGTACTTGTTAGTGATCAAAATGATGGCCAACAAATGGATTTACCATCAACTTCTACATCGCAATTGCCTATTCGTGGATACACTCCCTCTCCTCCGTCAACTGCTCCATTACCGATTAAATTTCCAGGGAAACATGATCGTTTTCTAATGAATAGTATAAAAAGTGCTCCGAACTTGCCATATACAAATCCAGCTCATCCACGATTACGAGACTTACGTCTTCCACTACAGTCTTCTTTGCGTCAACAACATCAACTTGCTGTATCTGTGGGTACTAGTAATGAGAACAGCATCACAGATAGCGCATACGTTAATCCACCATCTTCAACTTCACGAAACATTCATAATATTACACAATCGCACAGTTCAAGAGGTCGGAACAGACCTCGCTCATTTGTTATTGAATCGGGGCGAGTATTGGAACTAAGAAAAAGCCACGTCTCCCACCGCCACCATGTGGGAAATGACGGTCGCAGGCCACATAATTACTCCTCGACCGAAAGCATTGCCACATCGAGTAGTGGTGGCAGCATGGAATCTTTGCGGTCGAGTACCAGTGAAGGAAATCGAAGTACTTCCAGTTCAGAATCAAGGAACTCAACCTCGTTGAGTTCACATAGCTCTGAATCTGGTAGCTCGAGCGTTGCGCTCCCTTTGCGAGCACCTATTGTTGTCCACTCAAAATTACATATCTTAAGTCCAATATCAGACAAGTCTTCCCAAGAACCAGCTTCCGAATTGTCAGAACAAAATAAAACTCAACATACCTCCCCTGAGGAAATTACGCAAATTGGTCAACAACTCCAAACAGGTTCCCACACTTCAACATTAAATGTTGAAATTACAAAACCTCTACAGCagacatcaacagatatattaaagaaaaagaagCTGCCCGCAAACAAGACACTTCTCAATTTAACCGATGAAATTATTGGTTCGGATAGTGGCATTTCACTTCATTCGCGCGAAGACTCAAAATTAAGTGCTGGTATTCAAAATTTTAGTCTTTCAAAGCTTAATTTCCCACAGTCTGACAAAGTAAATGAGAGCAGCACCAGCGCAGCTGCGACTGCTGCACACTCATGCGGGGTACCCAAAGACTTACGTGATTTACCTTTTGATATGCCAAAATTAAGACGAAAAAAGGCTCTACAACAG GAAGCTTGTACATCCGGAAGTGCCACTTCCGTGGACTTGGGCGATTTACCATTTGACATGCCGAAACTGAGAAGACGACTTCGCACGAATCAAACAGAAACAGGGCTTTCGTGTCATAGTACTGAATCCAGCGGATTATCACAAGCGTCTTCTAGTCATTCAATGCGTGATGAAAACAAGATCTCCCTGAAGTTAg ATGGTGCTATCTTTCgacaaaatttaactttaaactTTAATGAACCGCGTCCAACAAATAAATTCGGCAGTCTCGATTTACGAGGCCTTTCATCCAACAAGGAACTCAATCTTAACATAGCAAAAGGCTTCACATCAGCTGTCGATTTAATTGATATTTCTATACCACTTGAGCGTCAAGG TTGGTATCATGGAGCCATTACTCGCATCGAAGCAGAAAATACCTTACGGCCCCTCAATGAAGGAAGTTTCCTTGTGCGTAACTGCGAATCCACCAAGCAAGACTATTCACTTTCACTTAA ggGTGCCAAAGGATTTATGCATATGCGCATCCAACGCAACGAATCAGGCCAATACATTTTAGGCCAGTTTAGTCGTCCATTTGAAGCTGTTCCCGATATGATCCGACATTTTTGCTTAAATCGCTTGCCAGTTCGTGGAGCAGAGCATATGTGCTTAATTGAGCCAGTCATAGTTCAGTTATTATAG
- the LOC118682789 gene encoding endocuticle structural glycoprotein SgAbd-2 — translation MKGLIGLFFLYEYVLFSKVLSLAQPSLKYLPAGNIGVPSRQYLASHRDRNLHYKRVNDAPSVTEYEHGTDSGRTRYVATKHIPIVRQDYVSDSSGSYNFGFETANGIQRVESGDIHNKPKSSLNVQGSYSYTGDDGRTYTINYRADENGFHAEGDHLPTPPPLHDQNGVGGTLSSRGSQNKANVYSPSIQYLPSQHFYSKRH, via the exons atgaaaggg CtaattggtttattttttttgtacgaGTACGTGTTATTTTCAAAAGTTCTGAGCCTAGCTCAGCCTTCCTTAAAATATTTACCGGCTGGAAATATTGGTGTTCCCTCTCGCCAATATTTGGCATCTCATCGAGACAGAAACTTGCACTATAAGAGAGTGAATGATGCGCCGAGTGTTACAGAATACGAACATGGTACAGATAGTGGACGAACAAGGTATGTTGCAACAAAGCATATACCTATCGTCAGACAGGACTACGTAAGCGATTCAAGCGGAAGTTATAATTTTGG ATTCGAAACTGCAAATGGTATTCAACGCGTTGAGTCGGGTGATATTCATAACAAACCAAAAAGCTCACTAAACGTGCAAGGTTCCTATTCTTACACAGGAGATGATGGTCGTACATATACCATTAATTATAGAGCCGATGAAAATGGATTTCATGCAGAAGGTGATCATTTACCAACACCTCCGCCCTTGCATGATCAGAATGGTGTTGGAGGAACTTTATCTAGCAGAGGTTCTCAAAACAAAGCCAACGTGTATTCACCATCGATTCAATATCTACCATCACAGCATTTTTATTCGAAGCGGCATTAG
- the Ran gene encoding GTP-binding nuclear protein Ran gives MAQEGDIPTFKCVLVGDGGTGKTTFVKRHMTGEFEKKYVATLGVEVHPLIFHTNRGAIRFNVWDTAGQEKFGGLRDGYYIQGQCAIIMFDVTSRVTYKNVPNWHRDLVRVCENIPIVLCGNKADIKDRKVKAKSIVFHRKKNLQYYDISAKSNYNFEKPFLWLARKLVGDPNLEFVAMPALLPPEVKMDKDWQLQIERDLQEAQETALPEEDEDL, from the exons ATGGCTCAGGAAGGTGATATTCCCACATTCAAATGCGTTTTAGTCGGAGATGGTGGTACTGGCAAGACCACTTTTGTTAAGCGTCATATGACAGGCGAATTCGAAAAGAAATATGTTGCTACACTTGGTGTTGAGGTACATCCCcttattttccatacaaatcGTGGCGCTATCCGTTTTAATGTCTGGGACACCGCTGGTCAAGAGAAATTTGGCGGCTTACGTGACGGCTATTACATTCAGGGACAATGTGCTATTATTATGTTTGATGTAACTTCACGTGTCACATACAAAAACGTACCCAATTGGCATAGAGATTTAGTACGCGTTTGTGAAAATATACCCATTGTCTTATGCGGCAATAAGGCTGATATCAAGGATCGCAAAGTAAAGGCTAAAAGCATAGTTTTTCATAGAAAGAAAAACTTGCAG TATTACGACATATCTGCAAAATCAAATTACAACTTTGAAAAACCTTTTCTATGGCTGGCACGAAAATTAGTAGGAGATCCAAACTTAGAATTTGTGGCTATGCCAGCGTTACTTCCGCCAGAAGTTAAAATGGACAAGGACTGGCAGCTACAAATCGAGAGAGATTTACAAGAAGCTCAAGAAACCGCATTGCCAGAAGAGGATGAGGATTTGTAA